The Thermovibrio guaymasensis genomic interval TTCAAACATGGAGGAGGTGAAGGCGAGGAAGGGTAAGATCATTGCCCTTTTGAACCCATCTTCTCCTGAAGTTGAAAGGATTTCAGATTTTAAGATTGAAGTTCCTGAGGTTGATGAGTTCTTGTCTCCTATTGTTAACGTTGTTCCGCTTCAGCTCTTTGCTTACTACATTGCCGATTTTCTTGGCTACGACGTTGACCAGCCGAGAAACCTTGCAAAAAGCGTAACTGTGGAGTGAAGATGGGTAGAACGGCAATTCTTTTGATCTCCTGTCCAGATACAAAGGGGATTCTCGCAGAGGTAACAGGGTTCATAGCTAGGAACGGCGGAAACATAATCCATGCCGATCAACATATAGACTTTCAGAAGAAAATCTTCTTCATGAGGATTGAGTGGGAGCTCTCAGACTTCAAAATTCCCGACTCCCAAATAGGGGATGCCTTCTCTCCGATTGCCCAGAAGTTTAAAATGGAGTGGGAGCTCCACTTTAGCGATGAAGTTAAAAGGGTTGCTATCTTTGTCTCAAAACACGATCACTGTCTCTACGAACTCCTCTACCGTTTTAAGGCTGGGGACTTTCCTGGAGGTGATTTAAGGCTGGTTATCAGCAACCACCTTGACCTTAAAGAGTTGGTTGAGCGTTTTGGGGTTCCCTTTTACCACTTTCCAGTGAGTAGGGAGAATAAACAGGAGGTTGAGAAAAAGGAACTGGAGCTCTTAAAGGAAGAAGGTATAGACTTAATCATTCTTGCCCGCTACATGCAGATTTTGAGCGATCAGTTTGTTAACCAGTACAGGAACAGGATAATAAACATTCACCACTCATTCCTTCCTGCCTTTGTAGGAGCGAAGCCCTACCACAGGGCTTACGAGAGAGGAGTAAAGATAATTGGGGCAACGAGCCACTACGTTACAGAGGAACTTGACCAGGGACCTATAATTGAACAGGACGTTGTTCGGGTAAGCCACAGGGATAGCGTTGAGGATATGATTAGAAAGGGCAGGGACCTTGAAAAGCTAGTCCTTGCCAGAGCTGTAAAGTGGCACCTTGAGAACAAGATTCTCGTTTACGACAACAAAACTGTTATCTTTGACTAATTGCAGATTTGAGTGAGTCTATTATCGGCTTTATCTCACTGTACTTTGTTTTGAGGCTAGCCCTGTTTACTATTAGCCTTGCAGTAGAGTTCAGGATCGTGTCTACCTCCCTTAGTCCGTTCTCCCTTAAAGTCGTTCCCGTTTGAACCAGGTCAACGATTCTGTCTGAGAGTCCTACCAGCGGCGCAAGCTCAACGGATCCGTAAAGTATAATGATTTCAGGGTGAATTCCTTTACTCCTAAAGTACCTATCAGTAATTTTAGGATACTTTGTGGCAACCCTTATGAAAGAGAGCTTTTCAAGGTCGTAAGGTTCGCTGATGTTAACCGGTTCGGCTACGCTTAACCTACACTCCCCAAACCTTAAGTCAAGGGGCTCGTAGAGGTCAAATCCCTTTTCTTTTATTACATCCTTTCCTGCAATCCCTAAGTCTGCAGCTCCGTAAAAGACGTAGGTGGGGACATCCATAGGTTTAACGAGTAGAAATCTGTACTTTCCACTTTCAAATATCAGTTTCCTAGTTTCTTTAAGGGTTTCGGATGCGTCAACTCCCGCCTTTTTTAAAAACTCTACGCTCTCCTTTAGTAATCTTCCCTTTGGAAGGGCAAAGGTTATCCTTTCCATTTTACTGCTCCTAGTATTTAAGCTCACTCTTTACCCTTTCTATTTCTGCACCAAGGGCCTTTAGTTTCTCTTCCATCCTCTCGTAGCCCCTGTCAAGGTGGTAAATTCTATAAACTTCCGTTGTATTTTCAGCTGCTAGCCCTGCAATTACCAATGAGGCACTTGCCCTTAGGTCCGTTGCCGTTACTTTTGCCCCGGATAGTTTCTTAACTCCCTTTACTACTACAGTGTTCCCGTCAATCTTCAGATCTGCCCCTAAGCGCTTTAGCTCTAAAGCGTGCATAAATCTATTTTCAAAAATGGTCTCCTTTATAACAGAAACCCCTTCAGCTAGGCACATTGCAGCCATAAACTGTGCCTGCATATCGGTTGGAAATCCAGGGTAAGGAGCCGTTGTAACATCGGTTCCCTTCAAACTACCGGTTTTTTTCACTTTTACCTTTCTATCGCTTAACTTTTCAATGCTGAGTCCAGATTCCAAAAACTTTTCAATTACAGCCGTTAGACTTTCGTAGGGGAACTCTTCTATTTCTACTTCTCCTCCAACTGCTCCAACTGCCGCAACGAAAGTTCCAGCCTCTATCCTGTCAGCCATTACTCTGTAAGTTGCAGGGTGGAGTTCCTCTTGACCGACAACTTCTATCGTATCTGTTCCCTCCCCCTCTATTTTAACCCCCATAGCCTTTAGAGCCCTTGCAAGGTCAACGATTTCCGGTTCCTTCGCAGCGTTCCTTATTACAGTCTTCCCTTTAGCAAGGGTTGCTGCCATCATTACGTTTTCAGTTCCACCAACCGTTGGAAAGTCAAAGGTTATTTCGTTTCCCTTTAGGCCCTTTGGAGCTTCAGCTATTACGTAGCCGTGTTTAACCTCTATTCTTGCTCCCAGCCTTTCAAGGCCTTTTAAGTGTAGATCTACCGGTCTTAAGCCTATTGCACATCCACCGGGAAGGGAAACAACTGCCTTCCTGTACCTTGCCACTAAAGGTCCAAGGGCTAAGATGGAGGCCCTCATCATCTTTACAAGCTCGTAGGGGGCCTCTTTTCTCTCTACTTCTCCGTAAATCCTTACTCTATTGTCCTTCCTTTCAACATTAAGGCCCATGTAAGAAAGGATTTTACAGGTGGTATCAACATCTTTGAGCTGCGGAACGTTCTCTACTTCAAGCTCTCCGCTCAAAATGGATGAAAATAGTATTGGAAGGCTAGCGTTTTTAGAACCTGAAACTTTAACTTTCCCTTTTAGTTCTTTACCACCTTTTATTACGAATTTATACATCTTCTTTTACTCCTAATGCGACTCTATCAATACCGGATAAGTCCTTGAAAATTTTAACTCCTTTAAAACCTCTTTCCTCAAGCAGTTCCTTTACCCTTTCGCCCTGTCCTTCTCCAAATTCAAGCGCTATAAATCCGCCTGGTTTAAGCTTTTCTCTGGCCTCTTTTATTAAACTTTCTATTACTTCAAAACCGGTTTTACCTGCAAAGAGGGCAACTGCAGGTTCAAACTTTACAACTTCCCTATCTACTCTCTTGTCGTCAAACGATATGTATGGAGGGTTTGAAACTACCACATCAACTTTCTCGTTAATTTCCTTTAATAGGTTGCTCTTTTTAAATTCAACCGGACAGCTTAAGTTTTCAGCATTCTCCTTTGCTACTTTCAGCGCTTTTTCAGATATGTCAACACCTATAATTTCATGTTTGTTCTTCGTTAATTTACAGAGAGAAATAGCTATACAGCCACTTCCTGTTCCTACGTCAATGATCTTTAAACCTTCCTTATCTTTAACTCTTTCGTAAACAACCTCAACTAAAAGTTCTGTTTCAGACCTAGGTATCAAAACTCCCCTTTCGACTTTAAAACTGAAACCGAAGAACTCCTTTCTTCCAGTTATATAAGCTACAGGCTCTCCCTTTGCCCTCCTTACAATTAACTTCCTGTAATTCTCTACTTCTTCTTCAGTTAAGGGCCTATCAAAATTTGTGTAAAGTTCTACTCTGCTTTTAAAACCGAGGGAGTAACTTAATAGGAGTTCTGCATCTAGCCTAGGACTCCTACTTCCCCTCTCTCTTAAAATCTCCGTAGCTCTCTTTAGTAATGCTCCGATGGTCCACTTCATAGCGGAGTATTATCTACTAAATTGTTTTTTTGTTCAATATTACTTATAAAATTTACGGTTATTTAGTTTGCCAAACCAAACCTCAACCTCAAAATAGTATCCCTTACTTCCCTAAGTATTCCCATAGGTCCTTTATAGGAACTTATTTCCTATCCAGTCTAACCCTATTATTTAATTCAGAGTTAAATTAGTTCTGATCACTCTAAACCTACTTTGACGGAGGAAATCTTTGAAAATCCTTTACTTTGAAGAGCTCCCTTCAACCAACGACTACCTTAAATCTGTTCCATTTGAACCTTTCCTGGGAGTAGTTGCCCTATCTCAGACTGCAGGAAGGGGTAGAAGGGGAAAGAGTTGGCTTTCAGAAAGGGAAAAGGGGCTCTACTTTTCACTTCTCTTTCCTCCCCTAAAGGAAAACCTAACCTTGGCTGGTCTAGCCTTTGGCTATGCAACCTACTTGGCCTTAAAGGAACTCTCTCCCGACTTTTACTTAAAGTGGCCTAACGATGTCTACATAAACGGAAAGAAAGTTGCCGGAGTTTTACCGGAGATCTTAAAGGACCGTCTGATAGTCGGAGTTGGAATAAACCTCCTCTACGCGGAAGAAGAGCTTTCCTCACTTTCCGTTCCGGCAACGTCACTCAAAGCTCAAGGTATAGAGTTTAATTACGACCTTTTAGTTTCAAACCTATATAACCAATTAGTTGAACACTACCACCTTCTAGATAGAGGTTTTTTTAAAGTTGATGAATTTGAAAAAGCGTGTCCTTTAGTAGGCTCTCCCGTAAAAGTAATTGAGGGTGAAAAAGTTTATAATGCTTTTGCCTTAGGTGTAGATAGGGAAGGAGCCTTGATCGTTGAGACTTCAGAAGGTATAAAGAGGCTCTTCTCGGCAGAGGTTTCCGTAAGAGAGGTAAGATGAGAGAGGTAGAGTTTCCAACCTACAGGGAGCTCCTTAAGGACAAGAGAATCCTCTACTACATAGAAAGGGCCGATTACTTTTTAGAGAGAATGGGGTACACTGACCACGGTATAAAACACGTAGGCTGGGTAGCTCAGAAGGCCAGGGAACTACTTCTAGCCATAACTGGTGATAGGCGTTTAGCAGAGCTTGCCGGGGTTGCCGGGCTTTTGCACGACATCGGTCACGTTGTTGGCCGCCACGACCACGCCCAGAGCGGAGCCCTCCTTGCATACCAGCTCTTAAAGGGAAGGGGCTACCTGGACGACGACTTAACGGAGATAACATTTGCAATTGGAAACCACGAAGAAGGAACAGGAGAGCCTGCGACAGAAGTTGCAGCTGCTTTGGTTATTGCCGATAAGTCCCACGTTCACAGAACTAGAGTGAGGAGCTCCAAGACGATATACGAGGATATTCACGACAGGGTCAACTACGCCGTCCTTTACTCAAACCTTTTGGTTGATAAGAAAGAAAAGGTTCTAAGGCTGGTTCTAAAGATAGATACTGAAATTTCAGACCTGCTGGACTACTTTTCTATATTCCAGCCTAGGATGGAGATGTGCCGTAGGGCTACTCAGGTTCTAGGCTACCGCTTTAGAATCAGGATTAACGACACCGACCTTTAGGGGGAGTTAAATGGTAACAGTTAGGCTGAAACCTGTAGAGGAGATAGTAAAGTCCTTGAAGCCTTACCGGAAAGTGTTTGTTATAGGCTGTCAGCTTGGTTCTGGGAGGTGTAAAAACGGCGGTTTAAGGGAAGCCTTTAAGGTTGCCGGTTACCTTGAACTTCACGGCTTTAAGATAAGTGGGGTTAAGAGTCCCGGCGGAACATGTATTCTTGAGAGGTTGGATTCCTCAGATAGGAGTTTGATTAAGGAGGCTGAAAGTTCCTCAGATGCAATTCTCTCCTTGGCATGTGGGGCCGGTACACAGCTTATTGCTGAAAACGTTTCTATTCCTGTTGTCACAGGAGTTAACACTCTCTTCATAGGGGTTGAGAGGGAGAGGAAGTACTTTGATGAGTACTGTATAGCCTGCGGTGAGTGTGTAATCTCTGAAACCGGCGGGATCTGTCCCGTTGCAAGGTGTCCTAAGTCCCTCGTAAACGGTCCCTGCGGTGGGGCTATAGCCGGTAAGTGTGAAGTTGACCCTTCAATTCCCTGTATCTGGTACAGGATAGAGAATAGGTTGAGAGAGCTCTGTTCTTTAGAGACCCTTAAAAAGAGAGTCCCCCTTAAAGATTACAGGGCTTCAGTTTATCCGAGAAGGTTAGTTCTGGAGGATTGAGGAGTTGGAGTTTAGAGAGAAATTAGAGTCTGGGCAGTTTCTCATAACCGTTGAAGTGGCACCTCCGAGGGGAGTTAGCTGGGAGGAGACTATCTCAGCCCTTAAACCTTTAAAGGGAAAGGTAGATGCCTTTAACGTTACAGACTGTCAGCGTTCAATGGTTAGAATGTCTGCGCTGTCAATGGCTAAGCTCCTGCTTGACTCTGGATATGAGCCTATTCTACAGCTAACCTGTAGGGATAGGAACAGAATTGCCCTTCAATCTGACCTTCTGGGGGCCTGGACCTTAGGTATAAGAAACCTTTGTCTTATGACTGGAGACTTTACTACGCTGGGCGATCAGCCCGACGCAAAGCCAGTTTTTGACGTTGATTCGGTTCAGCTGATAGAGATTGCAGAGAAACTAAACTCTGGAAGGCTTCTAAATGGAAAGGAGCTAAACGGTAAGACCTCCTTTCTCATAGGAGCAGTTCACAATCCTTTTGCAGGTCCTGAGTTCCTTCAAACGTTGAAACTTAAGAAGAAAATAGAGGCTGGGGCACGCTTTGTACAGACCCAGCCGGTGTACGAGTTGAAAATAGCTGAGGAGGTCCACAGCCTCATTTCCTCCCTTGGAGCAGTTCCCCTAATAGGGCTACTTCCTATTAAGAGCCTTAAGATGGCAAACTTCATGAAGAGGCTCAATCCTACTTCAATTCCGCCTTCTCTCATTGATGGCCTTGAGAGGGCTAAAGATCCTGTCCTGTACGGTTGGGAATATACCCTGGATCTTGCCAGGGCTGTTTCAGAGTTTGGAGCTGGCGTTCACTTCATGCTTGTTGGTAAAGTTAGGGAGCTTGCAGACTTTATTGACGAGCTGAGGAATAACAGGAGAGAAGGGCCTTAAATGGAAGTAAAGAACGTTCCGGTTCACGTTGGAATAATTATGGATGGAAATGGCCGTTGGGCTCAAATGAGAGGTTTACCCAGAATTGAGGGCCACAAAGCTGGAGCCCAGACTACTGAGAAGATCGTCGTAGCAGCGAGAAAAACTGGAATTAAGTACCTCTCCCTCTTTGCCTTTTCAACTGAGAACTGGAAGAGGCCTAAAGAGGAAGTTGAGTTCCTTTTTCACCTTATGTACGAGTATGTTAAAAGTAAACTTCCCCTCTTCCTTGAGAATAACGTAAGGTTTAGGGCTATGGGAAGGCTCTGGAAGCTCCCTCCTTACCTTCAAGAGGCTTTTTCCAGCGTAGAGGAGAAAACCTCCCACTGTACCGGAATGACCACCGTTTTTGCAGTCAACTACGGAGGCAAACAGGAGATTTTGGACGCAGTTAACAGAGCTATAAAAGATGGCCATAGGGAGATAACCGAAGCCGTTTTAAGGAGGTACCTTTACATTCCTGAGCTTCCAGACCTTGACCTATTAATTAGAACCAGCGGGGAGCTCCGAATTTCAAACTTCCTCCTGTGGCAGTCTGCATATACGGAGCTCTGGTTTACCGATACCCTCTGGCCAGACTTTACCGAGGAGGAGTTCATGAGGGCCCTCCTTGATTACTCTAAGAGGGAGAGGAGGTTTGGCGGAGTAAAATGAAAGAAAGGATAGTTGGAGCTCTTATCGTTCTAATTTATGCTCTCCTCATGTACTTACTTCCCTACAACTACTACTACTCCCTCGTTTACCTGCTGGGAGTTTTTATGGTGGTCGAGCTCTTTAAAATGGCCTCCCTTGAAAAGCTCTTGACCTGGGCAGTTCTCCTATTCTCACTTGCCTTCTTTGTGGCTGTAAACCTTCCACTTGTTTTATCCCTCCTATCAAAAGTCTTCTCAAGTTTCTCCCTTATCTTTTACAGCGGAACTTTTCTCTCTTACCTTCTTATTCTCCTACCGGCCCTACTCTCCCTTACTCTCCTCCTTTTCTCTCTCCTTTCTTACGGTGAGGTTAAAACTTCCTTCTTTCCGACCCTTTTCTTCCTCATCTATATAACCTTTGGAACCGTTGCCCTTGCTAAGTTAACTAAACCCTACTTCCTCCTTCTACTGTCAATTGTCTGGAGTACAGATACTTTTGCCTACTTAGTCGGTAAGTACTTTGGGAAGAGGAGGATTACTCCGAAAGTTAGCCCTAAAAAGACCCTTGAGGGCTCTGTTGGAGGAAGTCTTGCAGGAGCTCTCCTATCCCTTCTCATAGGTTCAGAGCTGGGCCTTCTGGAACCTTCTCTAGAGAGTTTATTCATTTTGTTTTTCCTTACCGTTGTATCCCAGCTCGGAGACCTACTTGAGAGCGCACTAAAGAGGCTATTTGGTGTAAAGGATTCTGGTAATATAATACCCGGCCATGGCGGGGTCCTTGATAGACTTGACAGTACTCTTGCTGTTTCCCCATTCCTCTTTGTTATTGGAGGCCTTTCATGAAGAAGGTAGAAATTGGGCACGGAAGCGGAGGTAAGCTTACAAAGGAGCTGGTAGAGAACCTATTCCTTAAATACTTTAGTTCTCCTGCCCTTCATAAGCTTTCCGACTCTACTTATGCTCCTGGATTTAATAAGTTGGCCATTACTACGGACAGTTACGTCGTTCAGCCCCTTTTCTTCCCCGGTGGAAACATTGGAAAGCTTGCAGTGAGCGGAACCGTTAACGACCTTACTGTTGGCGGAGCTCTTCCCAAATACCTAACTGCTGGTTTTATTATTGAAGAAGGTTTTCCATTAGAAGAGCTTGAGAAGATAGTTTCTACCATGGCTGAGACTGCTAAAGAAGCCGGAGTTGAAATTGTTGCAGGTGATACTAAAGTCGTTGAAAAGGGAAAGTGTGACGGAGTTTATATAAACACTGCTGGGGTTGGTCAGGTTGTTAGGGAACTTTCCCCGAAACTTATAAAGCCTGGGGATAAGGTAATAGTTACTGGAACTATTGGGGACCATGGAATAGCAATATCCCTTGCAAGGGAAGAGTTTGAGCTTGAAACGACACTTGAGAGCGACTGCGCTCCTCTTAACTCTCTCCTAGTTTCCCTCTTTGAACTTCCCGGCTTGAGATTTATGAGGGATCCAACCAGGGGAGGGCTTGCCACTGTTTTAGTTGAGGTCTGTGAGTCTGCCGGGCTTGGAGCTCTTTTGTACGAGGAGAAGATTCCCGTTAGGGAAGACGTTAAGTTCGTATGCGACATGCTCGGTTACGATCCTCTCTACCTTGCAAATGAAGGCAAGGCTGTTGTAATAGTTTCTCCTGAAGATTCACAGAGGGCCCTTGAAATTCTCCGTTCCCATCCCCTTGGTAAGAATGCACAGTTAATAGGAGAGATTACTCAAGATCCTCACGTTTTACTTAAAACGGAAGTTGGAGGGATGAGGAGGTTGGAGCTCCTTGAGGAAGATTCCCTTCCAAGGATCTGTTAAATGGTTGAACCGATAGAAGTCCTAAGAATTCTCCTTGTTTCATACTCCTTCGTTCTGGCGGTGGTTCTCCTTGATAGGAAGTTTTCCATAGGAATTTGGAAAGAGCTACTCATCTCTTCCGTTCTTTCCCTCATCCAACTTATTTTGATTGGATTTGTAATTCTCTTCTTCTTAAAGCTTAAGCATCCTATCTATAACTTCATCTTCGTTCTCTTCTTCTACTTTAACGCCTCTTTGATTGCCCTTAAGAGGTTTAACCTTCCACTTCCAAAGTATAGAGCTTTTCTCGTTATCTTTTTCTCTATCTCTACTCTCTCTAGTTTAACCCTCTTCCTCCTTTACTTTGGAGGGGTTCTACACTTGAAGGCCACTTCACTAATTCCTCTTGCCGGAATAGTTACTGCTGCAGGAATGAGGAGCCTCTCCCTTTCCTTTAAGTACTACTCTACTCGCTTACAGGATTTGGAGGATATTATCCTGGGAATGGCTGCTTTGGGAGCTCCGAATTTTGAAATTTTTAAGTTTATTTTCCGCCAGCTCATTGATGACGTAACGACCCCTGTGAGGGATATGTTCCGCTCCGTTGGTATAGTCCACATTCCGGGAGTTATGGTCGGTCTTCTCCTTGCTGGAGCCTTTCCCTTAAAGGCAGCCCTCGTTCAGTTTGCAGTTCTCAGCACTATGGTCTTTCAGTTTACATTTACTCCAACCCTTGCCCTGTTTCTCCTGGTTCTTTCCTTTGGAGTTAAAATTCCTAACAGGAGTTGAATTATGAAGAGAGAAAGAGTTAAAGAACTTGTAAACCTAATCCATTCACTTGCTCCAAGGGATAGAAAAGTAAAGATAATGAACGTCTGCGGTTCTCATGAACATACGATAACCCATGCAGGCCTCCGTTCCTTGATGCCTGAAGCTATTGAGCTCGTTCCGGGACCGGGGTGTCCAGTTTGTGTCTGTTCTGAAAGCGACGTAATAAACGCAATAAACCTTTCAAATAGGGACGACGTTATCCTCGCAACTTACGGAGATATGCTGAGAGTCCCTACAAAAATCGGTTCAATCAGGAGCAGTGGCGGAAACTATAAGATGATCTCTGCTCCACATGAGGTTTTAAAGATTGCAAAAGAGAATCCCGATAAGAAAGTTGTCTTTTTCTCAATAGGATTTGAAACGACCACAGCTCCAACAGCTGCTCTCCTTGAGATGGGTATTCCGGATAACGTCTTTATACTTACCTCTCAAAAGCTTACCCCTGAG includes:
- a CDS encoding phosphatidate cytidylyltransferase, encoding MKERIVGALIVLIYALLMYLLPYNYYYSLVYLLGVFMVVELFKMASLEKLLTWAVLLFSLAFFVAVNLPLVLSLLSKVFSSFSLIFYSGTFLSYLLILLPALLSLTLLLFSLLSYGEVKTSFFPTLFFLIYITFGTVALAKLTKPYFLLLLSIVWSTDTFAYLVGKYFGKRRITPKVSPKKTLEGSVGGSLAGALLSLLIGSELGLLEPSLESLFILFFLTVVSQLGDLLESALKRLFGVKDSGNIIPGHGGVLDRLDSTLAVSPFLFVIGGLS
- a CDS encoding ABC transporter permease, translated to MVEPIEVLRILLVSYSFVLAVVLLDRKFSIGIWKELLISSVLSLIQLILIGFVILFFLKLKHPIYNFIFVLFFYFNASLIALKRFNLPLPKYRAFLVIFFSISTLSSLTLFLLYFGGVLHLKATSLIPLAGIVTAAGMRSLSLSFKYYSTRLQDLEDIILGMAALGAPNFEIFKFIFRQLIDDVTTPVRDMFRSVGIVHIPGVMVGLLLAGAFPLKAALVQFAVLSTMVFQFTFTPTLALFLLVLSFGVKIPNRS
- the murA gene encoding UDP-N-acetylglucosamine 1-carboxyvinyltransferase is translated as MYKFVIKGGKELKGKVKVSGSKNASLPILFSSILSGELEVENVPQLKDVDTTCKILSYMGLNVERKDNRVRIYGEVERKEAPYELVKMMRASILALGPLVARYRKAVVSLPGGCAIGLRPVDLHLKGLERLGARIEVKHGYVIAEAPKGLKGNEITFDFPTVGGTENVMMAATLAKGKTVIRNAAKEPEIVDLARALKAMGVKIEGEGTDTIEVVGQEELHPATYRVMADRIEAGTFVAAVGAVGGEVEIEEFPYESLTAVIEKFLESGLSIEKLSDRKVKVKKTGSLKGTDVTTAPYPGFPTDMQAQFMAAMCLAEGVSVIKETIFENRFMHALELKRLGADLKIDGNTVVVKGVKKLSGAKVTATDLRASASLVIAGLAAENTTEVYRIYHLDRGYERMEEKLKALGAEIERVKSELKY
- a CDS encoding HD domain-containing protein, translating into MREVEFPTYRELLKDKRILYYIERADYFLERMGYTDHGIKHVGWVAQKARELLLAITGDRRLAELAGVAGLLHDIGHVVGRHDHAQSGALLAYQLLKGRGYLDDDLTEITFAIGNHEEGTGEPATEVAAALVIADKSHVHRTRVRSSKTIYEDIHDRVNYAVLYSNLLVDKKEKVLRLVLKIDTEISDLLDYFSIFQPRMEMCRRATQVLGYRFRIRINDTDL
- the purU gene encoding formyltetrahydrofolate deformylase, with product MGRTAILLISCPDTKGILAEVTGFIARNGGNIIHADQHIDFQKKIFFMRIEWELSDFKIPDSQIGDAFSPIAQKFKMEWELHFSDEVKRVAIFVSKHDHCLYELLYRFKAGDFPGGDLRLVISNHLDLKELVERFGVPFYHFPVSRENKQEVEKKELELLKEEGIDLIILARYMQILSDQFVNQYRNRIINIHHSFLPAFVGAKPYHRAYERGVKIIGATSHYVTEELDQGPIIEQDVVRVSHRDSVEDMIRKGRDLEKLVLARAVKWHLENKILVYDNKTVIFD
- a CDS encoding methylenetetrahydrofolate reductase codes for the protein MEFREKLESGQFLITVEVAPPRGVSWEETISALKPLKGKVDAFNVTDCQRSMVRMSALSMAKLLLDSGYEPILQLTCRDRNRIALQSDLLGAWTLGIRNLCLMTGDFTTLGDQPDAKPVFDVDSVQLIEIAEKLNSGRLLNGKELNGKTSFLIGAVHNPFAGPEFLQTLKLKKKIEAGARFVQTQPVYELKIAEEVHSLISSLGAVPLIGLLPIKSLKMANFMKRLNPTSIPPSLIDGLERAKDPVLYGWEYTLDLARAVSEFGAGVHFMLVGKVRELADFIDELRNNRREGP
- a CDS encoding isoprenyl transferase; this encodes MEVKNVPVHVGIIMDGNGRWAQMRGLPRIEGHKAGAQTTEKIVVAARKTGIKYLSLFAFSTENWKRPKEEVEFLFHLMYEYVKSKLPLFLENNVRFRAMGRLWKLPPYLQEAFSSVEEKTSHCTGMTTVFAVNYGGKQEILDAVNRAIKDGHREITEAVLRRYLYIPELPDLDLLIRTSGELRISNFLLWQSAYTELWFTDTLWPDFTEEEFMRALLDYSKRERRFGGVK
- a CDS encoding biotin--[acetyl-CoA-carboxylase] ligase; amino-acid sequence: MKILYFEELPSTNDYLKSVPFEPFLGVVALSQTAGRGRRGKSWLSEREKGLYFSLLFPPLKENLTLAGLAFGYATYLALKELSPDFYLKWPNDVYINGKKVAGVLPEILKDRLIVGVGINLLYAEEELSSLSVPATSLKAQGIEFNYDLLVSNLYNQLVEHYHLLDRGFFKVDEFEKACPLVGSPVKVIEGEKVYNAFALGVDREGALIVETSEGIKRLFSAEVSVREVR
- the prmC gene encoding peptide chain release factor N(5)-glutamine methyltransferase; this translates as MKWTIGALLKRATEILRERGSRSPRLDAELLLSYSLGFKSRVELYTNFDRPLTEEEVENYRKLIVRRAKGEPVAYITGRKEFFGFSFKVERGVLIPRSETELLVEVVYERVKDKEGLKIIDVGTGSGCIAISLCKLTKNKHEIIGVDISEKALKVAKENAENLSCPVEFKKSNLLKEINEKVDVVVSNPPYISFDDKRVDREVVKFEPAVALFAGKTGFEVIESLIKEAREKLKPGGFIALEFGEGQGERVKELLEERGFKGVKIFKDLSGIDRVALGVKEDV
- a CDS encoding methylenetetrahydrofolate reductase C-terminal domain-containing protein, translated to MVTVRLKPVEEIVKSLKPYRKVFVIGCQLGSGRCKNGGLREAFKVAGYLELHGFKISGVKSPGGTCILERLDSSDRSLIKEAESSSDAILSLACGAGTQLIAENVSIPVVTGVNTLFIGVERERKYFDEYCIACGECVISETGGICPVARCPKSLVNGPCGGAIAGKCEVDPSIPCIWYRIENRLRELCSLETLKKRVPLKDYRASVYPRRLVLED
- the hisG gene encoding ATP phosphoribosyltransferase, with translation MERITFALPKGRLLKESVEFLKKAGVDASETLKETRKLIFESGKYRFLLVKPMDVPTYVFYGAADLGIAGKDVIKEKGFDLYEPLDLRFGECRLSVAEPVNISEPYDLEKLSFIRVATKYPKITDRYFRSKGIHPEIIILYGSVELAPLVGLSDRIVDLVQTGTTLRENGLREVDTILNSTARLIVNRASLKTKYSEIKPIIDSLKSAISQR
- the hypE gene encoding hydrogenase expression/formation protein HypE, whose product is MKKVEIGHGSGGKLTKELVENLFLKYFSSPALHKLSDSTYAPGFNKLAITTDSYVVQPLFFPGGNIGKLAVSGTVNDLTVGGALPKYLTAGFIIEEGFPLEELEKIVSTMAETAKEAGVEIVAGDTKVVEKGKCDGVYINTAGVGQVVRELSPKLIKPGDKVIVTGTIGDHGIAISLAREEFELETTLESDCAPLNSLLVSLFELPGLRFMRDPTRGGLATVLVEVCESAGLGALLYEEKIPVREDVKFVCDMLGYDPLYLANEGKAVVIVSPEDSQRALEILRSHPLGKNAQLIGEITQDPHVLLKTEVGGMRRLELLEEDSLPRIC